A genomic stretch from Microcebus murinus isolate Inina chromosome 19, M.murinus_Inina_mat1.0, whole genome shotgun sequence includes:
- the ZKSCAN2 gene encoding zinc finger protein with KRAB and SCAN domains 2, producing the protein MAAALDSQIDAPLEVEGCIIMKVEKDPEWTSEPILEGSDISESETFRKCFRQFCYEDVTGPHEAFSKLWELCCRWLKPEIRSKEQILELLVIEQFLTILPEKIQAWAQKQYPESGEEAVALVVHLEKETGRVRQQVSSPVHRKKQAPLGAAWEMADFQPDQMETQARVVSREEAGNLHSGHQEQLNRKKEHQPLPKNARPSPWVPAPSGEWSTTDQEVTATRLPSGSQKPLKDVHIMRGFSYKKNVHQIPAHRDLYRGIRKESVGNMVSLGSTVSTSNKIAPLEQRKEPWTLGLYSSSKRNIKEKSIHAVKIPARNAGKTWREQQQWGLEDEKIAGVHWSYEETKTFLAILKESRFYETLQACPRNSQVYGAVAEWLRECGFLRTPEQCRTKFKSLQKSYRKVRNGHMLEPCAFFEDMDALLNPAAHASSTDKPKEMISLPRLKRIGITAKEQISLVEEEEAAEDSDGDEIGIEFVRKSEIRGAPVLFQNLSGVHWGYEETKTFLDILRETRFYEALQACHRKSKLYGAVAEQLRECGFLRTPEQCRTKFKSLQKSYRKVKNGHVLESCAFYKEMDALINSRASAPSTSTPEEVSSPLRQEREGIEVEHEEPTGWEAEETSQEAVIEDSGSERMSEEEIIQEPEFQGPPDPNDFEIGSSIKEDPMQVIYKDVEQHRALIEKSKRVVSQNTDLGKYRKRECISGRQWENLQGIRQGKLISQPRDVGKTVVHQKLFMGKRPYRLLKYGESFGRSARLMCRMTHQRENPYKCSVCGKCFGRSRSLIRHQRIHTGEKPFKCLDCGKSFNDSSNFGAHQRIHTGEKPYRCGECGKCFSQSSSLIIHQRTHTGEKPYQCGECGKSFTNSSHFSAHRRVHTGENPYKCVDCEKSFNNCTRFREHRRIHTGEKPYGCAQCGKRFSKSSVLTKHREVHVREKPLPHPPSVYSPENPHRGKTDEFRKTF; encoded by the exons ATGGCTGCAGCCCTGGACTCTCAGATCGACGCTCCCTTGGAAGTTGAGGGGTGCATAATAATGAAGGTGGAAAAAGACCCCGAGTGGACATCAGAGCCCATCCTGGAAGGATCAGATATCTCTGAGTCTGAGACCTTTCGCAAATGCTTCAGGCAATTCTGTTATGAGGATGTGACCGGACCCCATGAAGCTTTCAGTAAACTCTGGGAACTTTGCTGCCGGTGGCTGAAGCCAGAAATACGTTCCAAGGAGCAGATACTTGAACTGCTGGTGATTGAGCAGTTTCTCACCATTTTACCCGAGAAGATTCAGGCTTGGGCACAGAAGCAGTATCCGGAAAGTGGAGAGGAGGCGGTAGCGCTGGTAGTACACTTAGAGAAAGAGACTGGAAGAGTAAGACAGCAG GTCAGTAGTCCTGTACACAGAAAGAAGCAAGCCCCACTTGGAGCAGCTTGGGAGATGGCAGACTTTCAGCCAGACCAGATGGAGACCCAAGCCAGGGTGGTATCTCGGGAGGAAGCTGGAAACCTCCACTCAGGACACCAGGAACAGCTgaacagaaagaaagagcatCAACCCTTACCCAAGAATG cTCGACCTTCTCCCTGGGTTCCTGCTCCTTCTGGTGAATGGAGCACCACAGATCAAGAAGTGACAGCCACACGACTTCCTTCTGGGTCCCAG AAACCATTGAAAGATGTCCACATCATGAGAGGTTTTTCCTACAAAAAGAATGTGCATCAGATTCCTGCTCACAGAGACCTTTACCGGGGTATCAGGAAGGAGAGTGTTGGGAACATGGTCTCCTTGG GTAGTACAGTGTCTACATCTAACAAGATAGCCCCGTTGGAACAAAGAAAGGAGCCATGGACTCTAGGTCTGTATTCCTCTAGCAAGAGGAATATCAAGGAAAAGTCAATTCATGCTGTTAAGATCCCTGCAAGGAATGCAGGAAAAACATGGAGAGAGCAGCAACAATGGGGtttagaagatgaaaaaataGCAGGTGTGCATTGGAGTTATGAGGAAACTAAAACTTTTCTTGCAATTCTCAAAGAATCTCGCTTCTATGAAACACTTCAGGCTTGTCCCCGAAATAGCCAGGTATATGGTGCTGTGGCTGAATGGTTGCGAGAATGTGGCTTCCTCAGAACTCCAGAACAGTGTCGGACCAAGTTCAAAAGTCTCCAGAAGAGCTATCGAAAAGTGAGAAATGGCCACATGCTAGAACCCTGCGCCTTCTTTGAGGACATGGATGCTTTGTTGAACCCTGCAGCCCATGCTTCATCCACTGATAAGCCAAAAGAGATGATATCTCTTCCCAGACTGAAGAGAATTGGCATCACTGCTAAAGAACAGATCAGTTTggtagaggaggaggaagctgcagaagattCTGATGGTGATGAAATAGGCATTGAATTTGTTCGCAAGTCTGAGATCCGTGGTGCCCCTGTCTTGTTTCAAAACTTAAGTG GTGTACACTGGGGCTATGAAGAAACAAAGACTTTTCTTGATATCCTCCGTGAGACTCGGTTTTATGAAGCACTTCAAGCCTGTCATCGGAAGAGCAAATTGTATGGGGCTGTGGCTGAACAACTTCGGGAGTGTGGCTTCCTCCGGACACCAGAACAATGCAGAACCAAGTTCAAGAGCCTTCAGAAGAGTTACCGCAAAGTGAAAAATGGCCATGTGCTAGAGTCCTGTGCATTCTACAAGGAGATGGATGCCCTAATTAACTCTCGGGCATCTGCCCCTTCCACCAGCACCCCAGAAGAAGTCTCTTCACCCTTAAGGCAAGAAAGAGAGGGTATTGAGGTTGAACATGAGGAACCTACAGGTTGGGAAGCAGAGGAAACCTCACAGGAGGCAGTAATAGAAGATTCTGGCAGTGAGAGAATGAGTGAGGAGGAAATTATACAGGAGCCAGAATTCCAAGGACCTCCAGATCCAAATG attttgaaATTGGAAGTAGCATCAAGGAGGATCCAATGCAGGTAATATATAAGGACGTGGAACAGCATAGGGCATTAATAGAAAAGTCCAAAAGAGTTGTTTCCCAGAATACAGATCTTGGTAAATATCGTAAAAGGGAATGCATCTCAGGAAGACAATGGGAAAACCTTCAAGGAATTAGACAGGGAAAGCTGATATCTCAGCCTAGAGATGTAGGGAAAACTGTAGTGCATCAGAAACTTTTCATGGGGAAGAGACCCTACAGACTTCTCAAATACGGAGAAAGCTTTGGAAGGAGTGCTCGTCTTATGTGCAGGATGACCCACCAGAGGGAAAATCCTTATAAGTGTAGTGTCTGTGGGAAGTGCTTTGGTAGAAGCAGGAGCCTAATCAGACACCAAAGAATCCACACAGGAGAAAAACCTTTTAAATGTCTTGACTGTGGGAAAAGCTTTAATGACTCCTCAAATTTTGGTGCCCACCAGAGaatccacacaggagagaaaccctacagaTGTGGAGAATGTGGAAAATGCTTTAGTCAAAGCTCCAGTCTTATTATACATCAGAGAACCCACACTGGCGAGAAGCCCTATCAGTGTGGAGAATGTGGGAAAAGCTTTACCAACAGTTCTCATTTCAGTGCCCACCGGAGAGTCCACACTGGAGAGAATCCCTACAAATGTGTGGATTGTGAAAAAAGTTTCAATAACTGCACAAGATTTCGAGAACATCGGAGAAtacacactggagagaagccctatggATGTGCCCAGTGTGGCAAACGTTTCAGTAAGAGTTCTGTGCTTACCAAACACCGGGAAGTTCATGTGAGAGAGAAGCCTCTCCCACACCCTCCATCTGTGTATTCCCCAGAGAATCCACATAGGGGAAAGACTGATGAATTCAGGAAAACTTTTTGA